A window of the Hordeum vulgare subsp. vulgare chromosome 5H, MorexV3_pseudomolecules_assembly, whole genome shotgun sequence genome harbors these coding sequences:
- the LOC123395508 gene encoding uncharacterized protein LOC123395508 isoform X2 has translation MAAAAAGAGGRPWRVIPRPVMETVLHNHALHPRVPQPLLLHGPRGVGKSTLLLNRLLPQWSEPPHYAAFVDFLHPSPSSPAHAPWSLLADTPPSLPSLRLRLESALEELTRAAVLRGAVGSKDVLAALSRSHGLHTVLSRLAGPASRRGQATNSVPVLWARAVLAATSSARGDDPTFRIGEGEVPNCSMEERAYMQEAMAALRVAKEVLGMQEGWRKEAVREMNRTGRFSRPLANSATDWPCLLLDVLSGAAEEDFFQPKLVLNNVDALRKAICEDDTMVPAAVYHDSFIWRVIALGANEQCLPVIMSTSDGYYSSQAFVDFGFPNIFISRETFGWTPQEAKLHMVSEFFSEQEWKVVDELLGPNPRQLCEIYMLKQKANGPEVLHDTNIEEIIDTYLAHLQVSVVNPAMQTALSMVQKFASDVREGKVPENRLSFGAPWRHPPRADNPDMCYKWAKIQLMDFVQSFVNTEFGGK, from the exons atggctgccgccgccgccggggcAGGCGGCCGCCCGTGGCGCGTGATCCCGCGGCCGGTTATGGAGACCGTCCTCCACAACCACGCCCTCCACCCGCGCGTGCCGCAACCGCTGCTCCTCCACGGCCCCCGCGGCGTCGGCAAGTCCACGCTCCTCCTCAACCGCCTCCTCCCTCAGTGGTCCGAGCCCCCGCACTACGCCGCCTTCGTAGACTTCCTCCACCCCTCTCCCAGTTCCCCTGCTCATGCGCCCTGGTCTCTCCTCGCCGACACGCCTCCTTCCCTGCCCTCCCTCCGCCTCCGGCTCGAGTCTGCGCTGGAGGAACTCACCCGCGCCGCTGTACTCCGAGGTGCCGTCGGTTCCAAGGACGTGCTCGCCGCGCTCTCGCGGTCCCACGGCCTCCACACCGTGCTCTCTCGCCTGGCGGGTCCTGCCTCCCGCCGCGGCCAGGCAACTAACTCGGTTCCGGTGCTCTGGGCGAGGGCTGTCCTAGCTGCAACCTCCTCGGCCCGTGGTGACGACCCCACCTTCCGCATTGGCGAGGGGGAGGTACCGAACTGCTCCATGGAGGAGAGGGCGTACATGcaggaggccatggcggcgctGCGGGTGGCCAAGGAAGTTCTCGGGATGCAGGAGGGGTGGAGGAAGGAGGCGGTGCGGGAGATGAACAGGACAGGCCGGTTCTCCCGTCCACTGGCCAATTCAGCCACAGACTGGCCATGCCTCCTGCTGGATGTGTTGTCAGGCGCAGCCGAGGAGGATTTTTTCCAG CCAAAGCTGGTGCTGAACAACGTCGATGCCCTGAGGAAGGCGATATGCGAGGACGATACAATGGTGCCTGCAGCTGTGTACCATGACAGCTTCATTTGGAGGGTGATAGCACTCGGTGCTAATGAACAGTGCTTACCGGTCATTATGTCCACGTCAGATGG ATACTATTCTTCCCAAGCATTCGTCGATTTTGGTTTTCCTAATATCTTCATTTCTCGTGAG ACGTTTGGTTGGACACCACAAGAAGCTAAGCTGCATATGGTTTCTGAGTTCTTCAGTGAACAGGAG TGGAAAGTCGTTGATGAGCTTCTTGGACCAAACCCACGACAATTATGTGAGATATATATGCTGAAACAGAAGGCGAATGGCCCAGA GGttttgcatgacacaaacattgaGGAAATTATTGACACATACCTGGCACACTTGCAA GTATCTGTTGTGAATCCCGCAATGCAAACAGCATTAAGCATGGTGCAGAAGTTTGCTTCTGATGTACGTGAGGGTAAAGTACCAGAGAACAGATTGTCTTTTGGCGCGCCTTGGAGACATCCACCTCGGGCTGACAATCCTGACATGTGCTATAAGTGGGCAAAGATTCAACTGATGGATTTTGTCCAGTCTTTTGTAAACACAGAATTTGGG GGCAAATGA
- the LOC123395508 gene encoding uncharacterized protein LOC123395508 isoform X1, which yields MAAAAAGAGGRPWRVIPRPVMETVLHNHALHPRVPQPLLLHGPRGVGKSTLLLNRLLPQWSEPPHYAAFVDFLHPSPSSPAHAPWSLLADTPPSLPSLRLRLESALEELTRAAVLRGAVGSKDVLAALSRSHGLHTVLSRLAGPASRRGQATNSVPVLWARAVLAATSSARGDDPTFRIGEGEVPNCSMEERAYMQEAMAALRVAKEVLGMQEGWRKEAVREMNRTGRFSRPLANSATDWPCLLLDVLSGAAEEDFFQPKLVLNNVDALRKAICEDDTMVPAAVYHDSFIWRVIALGANEQCLPVIMSTSDGYYSSQAFVDFGFPNIFISRETFGWTPQEAKLHMVSEFFSEQEWKVVDELLGPNPRQLCEIYMLKQKANGPEVLHDTNIEEIIDTYLAHLQVSVVNPAMQTALSMVQKFASDVREGKVPENRLSFGAPWRHPPRADNPDMCYKWAKIQLMDFVQSFVNTEFGLNYLADDSLEILDDPAAVAMMEVGLLYQQRDPSFVRPITRGVQRCLARWLVQQRLELTVQESISFSWQRVVRGRSYRHLMKEVGYK from the exons atggctgccgccgccgccggggcAGGCGGCCGCCCGTGGCGCGTGATCCCGCGGCCGGTTATGGAGACCGTCCTCCACAACCACGCCCTCCACCCGCGCGTGCCGCAACCGCTGCTCCTCCACGGCCCCCGCGGCGTCGGCAAGTCCACGCTCCTCCTCAACCGCCTCCTCCCTCAGTGGTCCGAGCCCCCGCACTACGCCGCCTTCGTAGACTTCCTCCACCCCTCTCCCAGTTCCCCTGCTCATGCGCCCTGGTCTCTCCTCGCCGACACGCCTCCTTCCCTGCCCTCCCTCCGCCTCCGGCTCGAGTCTGCGCTGGAGGAACTCACCCGCGCCGCTGTACTCCGAGGTGCCGTCGGTTCCAAGGACGTGCTCGCCGCGCTCTCGCGGTCCCACGGCCTCCACACCGTGCTCTCTCGCCTGGCGGGTCCTGCCTCCCGCCGCGGCCAGGCAACTAACTCGGTTCCGGTGCTCTGGGCGAGGGCTGTCCTAGCTGCAACCTCCTCGGCCCGTGGTGACGACCCCACCTTCCGCATTGGCGAGGGGGAGGTACCGAACTGCTCCATGGAGGAGAGGGCGTACATGcaggaggccatggcggcgctGCGGGTGGCCAAGGAAGTTCTCGGGATGCAGGAGGGGTGGAGGAAGGAGGCGGTGCGGGAGATGAACAGGACAGGCCGGTTCTCCCGTCCACTGGCCAATTCAGCCACAGACTGGCCATGCCTCCTGCTGGATGTGTTGTCAGGCGCAGCCGAGGAGGATTTTTTCCAG CCAAAGCTGGTGCTGAACAACGTCGATGCCCTGAGGAAGGCGATATGCGAGGACGATACAATGGTGCCTGCAGCTGTGTACCATGACAGCTTCATTTGGAGGGTGATAGCACTCGGTGCTAATGAACAGTGCTTACCGGTCATTATGTCCACGTCAGATGG ATACTATTCTTCCCAAGCATTCGTCGATTTTGGTTTTCCTAATATCTTCATTTCTCGTGAG ACGTTTGGTTGGACACCACAAGAAGCTAAGCTGCATATGGTTTCTGAGTTCTTCAGTGAACAGGAG TGGAAAGTCGTTGATGAGCTTCTTGGACCAAACCCACGACAATTATGTGAGATATATATGCTGAAACAGAAGGCGAATGGCCCAGA GGttttgcatgacacaaacattgaGGAAATTATTGACACATACCTGGCACACTTGCAA GTATCTGTTGTGAATCCCGCAATGCAAACAGCATTAAGCATGGTGCAGAAGTTTGCTTCTGATGTACGTGAGGGTAAAGTACCAGAGAACAGATTGTCTTTTGGCGCGCCTTGGAGACATCCACCTCGGGCTGACAATCCTGACATGTGCTATAAGTGGGCAAAGATTCAACTGATGGATTTTGTCCAGTCTTTTGTAAACACAGAATTTGGG TTGAATTACCTAGCAGATGATAGCCTGGAAATATTGGACGATCCTGCAGCAGTCGCCATGATGGAG GTTGGCTTACTTTATCAACAGAGAGATCCATCCTTTGTGCGACCAATCACACGTGGGGTTCAGCGTTGTCTTGCTAGATG GCTTGTTCAGCAGAGATTAGAGTTGACCGttcaagaatcaatatcattctcATGGCAACGTGTAGTTCGTGGGCGAAGCTATCGACACTTGATGAAAGAAGTCGGCTACAAGTAA